The Amblyraja radiata isolate CabotCenter1 chromosome 1, sAmbRad1.1.pri, whole genome shotgun sequence genome contains a region encoding:
- the shisal2b gene encoding protein shisa-like-2B: protein MSGAARVCSAYSNAEELMASFRCPRKTDDLGKVYCCGFSDLKYCCDEAGNYFPYPHGYMWSLSIGAMVGLGVAALLLLVFVISAFAMCCLFLYNKPQRLDSGLKLQSLTTSPSHKRTNKHGILETTLLPSAAAAPSLITNKITEEKLLATVVETDIAATKLSSVCTSKIGRY from the exons ATGAGCGGAGCGGCGCGCGTTTGCAGCGCTTACTCCAACGCGGAGGAGCTGATGGCAAGTTTCAGGTGTCCGAGGAAGACGGACGACTTGGGAAAGGTTTACTGCTGCGGGTTCTCCGATCTCAAGTACTGCTGCGATGAGGCGGGCAACTATTTCCCTTACCCGCATGGCTACATGTGGTCGCTGAG TATAGGTGCGATGGTGGGATTAGGAGTTGCTGCCCTTCTTCTGCTGGTATTTGTCATTAGTGCTTTTGCGATGTGCTGTTTATTTCTCTACAATAAACCACAAAGATTAGATTCTGGCCTCAAGCTTCAAAGCCTCACAACATCTCCATCACACAAGC GGACAAACAAACATGGAATTTTGGAAACAACACTGCTGCCATCAGCGGCAGCTGCCCCGTCACTGATCACAAATAAAATTACTGAAGAGAAACTGTTAGCAACAGTAGTAGAGACTGATATTGCAGCAACAAAACTCTCATCAGTTTGTACAAGTAAAATAGGCAGGTactaa